The Cyclobacterium amurskyense genome contains the following window.
ACCGTAGGAAGTTATGCCATTATTCGCCCTACCAACTTATATGGGGGAGAGTTAGGTGTTGGATTAAAGGTAGGGAACAATTCAAGCATAGGGCCCTATGCATATATTGGCTGTTCCGGATTTATAGAGATAGGAGATAATGTAATGATGTCCCCTAGGGTAAGTATTTATGCTGAGAATCATATTTTTGATGACAGAGAAAGGCCAATGATAGATCAGGGTGTAAAGCGTTCTTTTGTTAAAATTGAGGATGATTGCTGGATTGCTTCCAATGCAGTGATTTTGTCAGGGGTTACCATCGGCAGAGGTTCTGTCGTGGCTGCAGGAAGTATAGTAACCAAGGATGTACCACCATACAGTGTAGTGGGAGGAAATCCTGCCAAACTTATTAAGTCAAGGTGAAGTTAAAATAGTAAGTAGTTGGATTTTGGTTTTTGAGATTTCAAGAGAATCAAGTGTAGAAGAATAAAATTAAATTTTTTGCGCAAAAAAGTTGTCACAAGAAAAACAAAGGTTGGAAGATTAGGTATAGCCATTTGGTACTAATGGGATTACATTATAGGAATATTTTGAGTTAATCCCGAAAGTAAATGATTAGCCTTTCTTGGTTTTACCTAACCAGAATCAGAAGTACATAAATGAAAAGTAAATCGCAAGAAAAGAAGGTTATGATGCTGCATGGGTCATCTGATCTTTACGGAGCCAGCAAAATATTTTTATTAACAGCCGAGATCTTAAATAAAAATGGGATGTCCGTTATAGTGATTTTATCAGAGGAGGGCCCTCTTGCTGATGGGTTAATAGCACTAGGAATAAGAGTGGAATTTGTTAGATTGGGAATTATTAGGCGTAAGTATTTTAACGTCAGTGGTTTATTTAACAGATTTAAGGTTACTTTTGATGCGTACAAAAGGCTGGCTACTTTAGCGGAAAAGGAAAATATAACACATGTTTATTCAAATACCGCAGCGGTTTGGGTAGGAGCTTTACTTTCTAAGGTAAAAGGATATCACCATATATGGCATCTTCATGAGATCATTGTACAGCCAAAACTCTTTGCCCTATGGATGGGAAAGATGGTTCAGTATAATGCAGACAAGGTAATAGTCGTTTCTGAAGCCGTAAAAACGCATTGGGGAAAATATGTGAGTGCAAATAAACTGCATTTGGTTTATAATGGGATAGATTATAATCCTTACATTTGCAAATCTATAGGTTTGCGTGAAGAACTAAATATCCCAAAAGAGGCAATAGTAATCGGTATGATAGGCCGAGTGAACAGTTGGAAGGGTCAAGAATACTTTTTAGAAATTTCGGAAGAATTAAATAAAAAGTTTTTAAATTTATATTTTCTTTTAGTAGGAGACGCATTTCCCGGTGAGGAGCACTTGTTTGAAGGGTTAGAACAAAGGATTTTGGAAAAAAAATTTAGAGATAGAATTTATAATTTAGGTTTTAGAAAAGATATATCCCATGTTTTAGCTACTATGGATATTTTTATTCTTCCATCCTTATTACCTGATCCATTCCCAACAGTAATATTAGAAGCGATGGCTGCAACAAAGCCGGTGGTAGCTACAGCCCAAGGGGGAGCCTTGGAAATGATAGAGCATGGAAAAACCGGATACCATATACCTTTGAATGAAGCGCCTGAGGCAGCGGCCATTATTGGTGAACTAATAAAAGACAAAAGCCAGATAAACAAATTGGGTAAAGAGGCTAAAAAAAGCGTTTTAGAAAATTTTTCTTTGCCTAAATATGGACAGAAGATTTTGAATATTTTTTTCTTGAGTAGTAAATAGATACAGTATGTCAAAAAACAACAAGCCGTTGCATGTTGCCATAGTAGGTACAAGGGGTTATCCTTATGTTTACGGGGGTTATGAAACTTTTGTAAAAGAAATGGGTGAGCGGTTGGTGCAGAGAGGAATAGAAGTTACAGTTTATTGTCATGCTCCATTGTTTGAAAAACAACCAAAAAAGGTTAATGGAATCAATCTGGTGTACATACCATGCGTTGAAACCAAGTCTTTGAGCCAGTTAACCAATTCCTTACTTTCAATGATTCATGTCTGTTTTTCAAAAGTAGACGTGGTTTTTGTAGTTAATAGTGCCAATGGACCTTTTGGTATACTCACCAAGTTATTCGGTAAGCCATCTACTATCAATGTGGATGGATTAGAATGGTTGAGGCCAAAGTGGAAAGGATTAGGAGCTCGCTATTATTTATTTGCTTCGAGACTTGCTACTAAGCTATATGATCAATTGATCACCGATTCAGATGAAATGGAAAAAATTTATCTGGAAAAATTCAATGCACCTTCCAAGATGATAGCCTATGGGGCCAACCCGAAACTATCCTCCGACAGTACATTGATTGAAGAGTGGAATCTTCAAAAAGAATCCTACTTTTTAATCGTTGGAAGACTTATCCCCGACAATAATGCCGATTTGATTGTTGAAGGTTTTGTTAAGTCAAAATCCAAAAGGAAATTGGTGATTGTAGGTGATGTCCCTTACCACGATAAGTTTGCCCAAAGAATGAAACAGGTGGACGACAAAAGGTTGATTTTTACAGGTTATGTTAGAGATCAAGAGCAGTTGGCTTCCTTGTATCACAATTGTTACGCCTATTTTCATGGGCATGAATATGGCGGAACAAATCCAGCAATGTTGAAAGCCTTGGGCTTTGGTTGTGCGATTCTTGCCTTAAATACCCGATTTAACCAAGAAATGCTTCAAAAAGGCAAGTATGGTTGGTATTTTGAGAAAAATGTAGAATCAGTTGTGGATATTACAGATAGGGCGGAAAAATCGCCAGAGAAAATGGAGAAGCTAAGAGAACATTCAAGGGAAGGACTGACAGATAAGTACAATTGGGATGTTGTGACGGATGAATATGAAGCCTTATTTAAGACTTTATGTAAACGGAAGATTAAAGAAAACCTGGTTGAAATTAATTATTAAAAAAGCATTTATTTAATATAACATTTAACCTGTTATAACCTTAATAGGCTATTCAAGGCCTATTAGGGTTCAAATATTACCGGATTTATTCCGGTTTTTTTTTGTTCATTTATCGATAGGGGTGTTCTATAACCCCATTAGGGAGTAGTACCCGGAGGCTTGTGGGGCTCGGAAAAAGGTTGAAAAGAAATTTATGAATAGTCTTGGCTAAAGTAGGCTAATCATAATTCAATAAATGGCTGGAATTACCCCAAAAAGTGGCCATTTTTGCAGTACTTTTGTGTTGAACTGTTCGATTTTAGTAATTTCGGTTTTATACCGTTTGAAAATAATAATTGGATGCTTTGATTTAATGTTAATGATTTTTAATTGAAACACTTTCATGGCAAAACGCTTTTATAAATATTTCCCCTCACTGTTTATTTCAGTGGAGCTTTTGGTGATGTTTATTGTACTTGGACTGTTGATAATTTTAAGTGCTCAAAGTGATTCCTATTCTCAAAATTCCCTTTTGGATGTAGGTTTGTTCGGTTTGGTTTGGCTGGGAATTGTTTTGGTTAGAAAGGATTATAAGTTATCCCGAACTTCGGTGTATTGGGATACCCTCAAGCAATTTCTGGTCTCTTATGTTTGGGCAATTTTAATATTTTTTATCCTGAGAGAACATTTGTCCTCATTTTACACCTTTACTTTAAATTTTTATTTGTTTCCAGCAGCACTCTCAATGCTAATGTTTTTTAGGATAGGAGTTCATATGGCCTTGCGAAGGTATAGAATGAGCGGAAGGAATTATCGCAAAGCTGTGATTTTAGGTAAAGATGAATGGGGTAGCCAACTGGCCCGAACCTTGGAGAAAAACAAAGCTTTTGGCATCAAATTCTTGGGCTTTTTTGATGATGAGGTTAAGGGAGAAAATGTACTTGGAAACTTTGATCGTTTTTTTAGTTTGTATGGAATAGGGTCTTTGGATTTGGTTTACCTTAGTCAAAAGATGCCGAGTAAGTTAATCCAGCAAATAGTTGATTTTGCTGATGAAAACCATTTTAAGGTAAAAATCATACCAGGGCCAGCATTACAATGGAATAAAAAAATGAGCTTTAGCAACTATGGTTCTTTTGTAGTTGTAAACTTAAATGAAATCCCTTTGGATAGGTTGGGCAATCAATTTTTCAAACGCTTCTTTGATGTTTTGTTTTCGATAGTTGTGATCTTATTTGTCTTTAGTTGGTTGATGCCTATTATTGCCCTATTGATCAAGCTTGAATCCAAGGGGCCGGTTTTTTTCTATCAAAAAAGGACGGGAGTAAACAATAAGGTTTTTACTTGTATCAAATTCAGGACAATGAAAGAAAACCCTTGGTCAGACACCTTACAAGCTTCTAAAAATGACCCAAGAGTAACCAAAGTGGGGAAATTGTTGAGGCGATTCTCCTTGGATGAACTGCCTCAATTTATCAATGTCCTTAAAAATGAAATGTCTGTAGTAGGCCCAAGACCACACACTGTTCCTATGAATGAAGTTTTTGAGAAACGATTGGAAAAATACAATAATAGACATTGTATAAAACCAGGGATTACTGGTCTGGCACAAGTGTTAGGCTATCGCGGAGAGATCTCTAGCCATTGGCAAATAAGGTCAAGAGTTAAGCTAGATTATTTTTATGTCCGTAACTGGTCTTTTTTCCTTGACATTAAGATTGTCATAAAAACCATGAATCAAATGCTAAGCTCAGGAGAAGGTGTCTATTAAGAGGGGGTTAGAATTGAAGTCTAGGAACAATGCCTCTTTTTTTACCTTTTCCATGAGGTGTATGGGTTAGGGCAAGGATGGCTTCATTTTTTAATTGGGTTAATTAACTGAATCCGCCAATAATTCTGCTTGGTTCCACTCCATAGACAAAAGCCCTTCTATCAGATGAAGGGCTTTTGTCTATTTCGGGTTTAGGGATTTTTGTAAGGTTTAACCAATATGCAATAGACATTCTATTACGTGCTGAAATCGCTTTAAAATCAGCCACTTCGTTGCTGTTTTCAATTTCACCATAGCGGTGCTATGCTAAAATCTCCAAACAGTCTGATTTTCTTGCGATTGCAACACTTCCCGTAAACACGGGACAGGCTTCACCCCTGACATTGTCAGGACGGAGAAATCCTATTACATAATCAGGGTTTAATTTTTTATCAGATTCTGAATAGCGCTTCTAGAAAACCCATGTTCTCTCCTTTCTCTTTCATTACCAGCATAGGGATGTCATGGTTGCTGTTTACTAGTTTTTCGGCAACGCTTCCCAGTAATACCGCTGCAGACCTAGATCTTCCTCTACTTCCTACTATCAATAAATCTGTTTTAATAGAGTGGGCAAAGTCCATAATATTATCGGCCTCATCTTTTTTATCATGAAGGATAAATGTGCACAATAAGTCCGGGAGATCATTTTCTTCCAAGAAGGCTTTAAAATCTTTTTTAGCATTCTCCAGCATAATGGTAGCAAACTCCTCGAAGGTTTTACCCGTTTTGCTATAGCCACTAGGTACTGTATACATGTGGCAGCATTGTAAGGTAGCATTGGTTTTTTTACTTATTTCTAAGGCTAATAAAATGCTGACTTTTGAATGCTTTGAGAAGTCTATAGGGAGCAGAATATTGTTTATCTGCCCTGTTGGTGGAGTCTCTGGAAGTAAGAGTACTGGTCTTGGGTATTTTTGGGACAAGTTTTTAACCAAGGAGTCAGAAGGGGTTTTTCCCTTTTTTCTACCCATAATTAAAAGGTCTGTCTCTTTGATGTTGCACCAGCGAAGCATGCTTTCTTGGGGATTCCCTTCTTTTACGATGATTTCAAAATCGAAATCTAATTCAGGCTTGGTTTTTTCAATTTCATATTGAATTTGGCTTTCAATGGTTTCATCTAACGGCGCTAATAAATCCGGATAAGCAGATGTTACCTCATTGGGTAGTATTAAACTCTTCGAAAAATGAATAAAATATACTTTTTCTATATCCAAAATAGGGACAAATATCTTTATGTTAGAGATCAATATCTCATCTAAATGAGATAAGTCTAACCCTACCATGACTTTCTTGAATTGCTTCATTGATCTTACCTTTAAATCAGTTTTGCGTTTGAATTGTGAATATGGTAAAATTTTATGAATTTAACTTTTTGATAGCTTCTTTGAAAGAAGTTTTTATTCAAATACTAAAAATAATGCCAAATTGACTGATTCACTAAGATCAAATCATTTAGCTAAATTATTGTCATGCCAAAAGTAATGGGGAAATATTTCCTTGCCATTGTACCCGATGAACCAATAAAGGGAGCGATTACAAGTTTGAAGGAGGGTTTACAAGCATCTTTTGGAATCAAGTACGCCCTTAAGTCGCCTCCGCATATTACATTGAAGATGCCATTTGTCCACAATGAAAATAAGGAAAAAGAGCTTCTGCAAACATTAGGGAGGTTTTTTCTAAAGGAGAAAAGTTTTTCTTTGTCGCTGGGAGGGATAGGGGCATTTGGGAATAGGGTAGTCTTTATGAAGGTAAAGTATCCTCCTGAACTTAAGCATTGTCAAGAGCGCCTTAGGGATTTTACAAAAACTGTCCTAAAAAAGAACATTGAGTTAAGTGATGCCAATTATCATCCACATATGACATTGGCTTTCAGAGATTTTAAAAAGGATCAATTTGAGCCTGTGATAGAGTACTTGAAAATGAATAATATAAGGTACCAGTTCATGGTTAGTCAGGTGGCTTTGTTAAAGAAGGTTGATGGGTATTGGGTAGTTTTAGAGTACATTAAGTTGTCCTCCTGAGCATTAATAATTGAGGATGAGGGAGCTTGCATTAGGTAAGGGAGCGTTCCCATTTATTACTTATCGAATTATTTTCAAATTTTTTTAAAAATAATAAAATTCTGTATTTGGGTTGATTACTTCTATATAATACTGAAAAAAGATTTTACATTTTTTTATCGATATACAATTTCATAGAATATGTTTTATTAAAAATAAAATAACCATATAATATTTCGTTAAATATTATAATTTAGAATGATAATTAATTTACATGAACGGGGAAAATAATGTTTTAATAAAAAATATTATATTTGTACATTTTAAAATTATAAAAAAATAGAATATTAACTGAATAGTAACAAGTAAATAATATTATTCAATTATTTTTTTCAGATTCAAAAAAGTAAATTTTTATTTCGTCTAATTCCACAAAATATTTTGGTTTTAATATTGCATTATCAGTTATATATCATTTTGTTTTTATAAATAAATTGATGGATTTTTGCATTATAAACATTGTTAAAAAACCTTAATCTATTATTAACTATGAAGCGAGTTTTACTTAGCTTAACATTTTCCATGTTAGCGGTAATCTCTTTAATGGCCCAGAGTAGGGTGGTATCGGGAACGATTACCTCTGAAGATGAGCCAAATGGGATACCTGGAGTGAATGTGAGTGTTAAAGGAACGATGGTTGGAACCATTTCAGATATAGATGGTACCTATACCTTGACGATTCCTGAAGGATCAAATGTATTGTCATTTAGTTTTGTTGGGTTTATGACTCAAGAAAGAGTAATTGACAATCAAAGCCAAATTGATGTGTTTTTAGAGCCTGATGTAAAAACATTAGGGGAAGTAGTTGTGGTCGGATATGGTACCCAATCCGCTAAAATGTCTGTTCAAAGTATTTCTAGTTTGGACAATTCTCAAATAGAAAGAATGCCAATTTTTACTGCTCAAGAAGCCTTACAAGGGCAGGCAGCAGGTGTACAGTTGACTGGTACTTCTGGTGTAGGTGGTGCGCAGCAAAACATAAGAATCAGAGGGGTTGCCTCCTTGACGGCTGGAGGTTCACCACTATTTGTAGTGGATGGAGTGCCTTTGAATGATGGCAGTAGTGGAGATTATGGTAATGAATCAGGGGCTGTTGCGCTTAATCCTTTAATGGAGCTTAACCCAAATGAAATTCAGTCTATTTCTGTATTGAAAGATGCATCCGCAGTAGCAATTTATGGTTCTAGAGGTGCGAATGGCGTCATTCTTATCGAAACCAAAAAAGGAAAAAGTGGCGCCTCAAGGATCAATGTGGACTTTTATAGAGGGGTGCAAAACCCAACTACACTTAGGCCTTATATGTCTTTACAGCAATACAATCAGTATAGAGCTGATAGATCTGCAAATCCTGTAAGTAGTTTTCCTCAAACAGGTTTTGATTGGCCAGAAGCTGTTATTGAGCAGGGAAAAATTTCTAATCTGAATGTTAGTGCATCAGGAGGAAGTGACAATACTACCTACTTTATTTCAGGTACTTACTTTATGCAGGATACTTACGCTTTAGGAAACGAACTGGATAGGTTTAACGGAAGGTTAAACATGACACATAAGTTTTCTGATAAAGCAAGATTTGGAGCCAATGTAGGTTTAGCAAAAACTTACAATGATAGAATTAATTCGGACAATAGTACTTTTGCTCCTTTAACTTCTGCCTTTCTACATTTGCCATACAATAAGCCATTTGATGAAAATGGCAATTATACAAGACTAGGTTTTGTCCCTAACTTATTGGCACTTGCTGATTTGGCTCAAACGGACTACATCACGCGTAGAACAACAGCCAATACTTATTTTGAATTTGATATTCTTCCTGACTTGACTTTCAAAACGGATTGGGGAATTGATCAGATTCAAACAGAAGAAACCATGCGCTATCCAGATATCATTGAACCTACTGGTCAAGGATATAAAAGGATAATTCAAGATTACAAATGGTTGAGTACAAATACCTTGAACTACCAAAAATATTTTGGTAATGACCATTATTTAGGAGCGCTTTTAGGTTATTCTTATGAGCAATCAGATTTTGCGAGTATGACTGTAGAAGGTTCAGGTTTTGTGAGTGATAAATTGCCTAATGTGGCTTCTGCAGCAACACCTACTATTACAAGTGCAACTGGTACTGGATGGAAACTTGCTTCTTACTTTGCAAGGGTAAACTACCGATATAAAGACAAATTGTTATTTGAAGGAAGTGCAAGAAGAGATGGCTCATCAAGATTTGGGATGGACAATCGTTATGGTAACTTCTGGGCTTTATCCGGTGGATGGGTTCTTTCAGAGGAGAAGTTTTTGCAAAACAATAGCTTCTTGGATTTCCTTAAAGTCAACGCAAGTTATGGTACTGCAGGAAATGACAGGGTAGATAATTTCGCGTCCTTAGGCCTGTACCAGGCAGGAAGTTTAGGTGATTATGGTGGTAGTCCGGGTATTTACCCAAGCCAGCCAGCCAATCCGACTTTAGGATGGGAGGAATCTGCACAGTTTGATTTTACTTTGTATGCTACTATGTTCAATAGTAAACTTGACGTAGAAGCTTCAGTGTGGAACAAACGTACTACAGGTTTATTATTAGATGTACCTATCCCTTATACTACAGGATACACAAGTTATGCGCAAAATGCAGGTACTATGCGTAACCGAGGAATAGATTTAATGATAAACTCTTTGAATGTTCAGTCATCAGGGTTTGAGTGGAGAACGATTTTGAACGTAGGCTTCCTTGAGAATGAAGTGCTTGACCTTCCTGGAGCATCTGAGGATAGTGAAGGTAGAAAATTTGTTCAAGGATCATCTAGTCAAAGAGCCATTGAAGGGTACTCTGTTAACACTTTTTACCTAGTGAGGTATAGTGGGATTAATCCTGAAACAGGCGAAGCTGAGTGGTTAAATGCAGACAATGAACCTACGACTACATACAGTACCAATAACAGAGAAATTATTGGATCTGCTATTCCAAGAATTTCAGGTGGTTTGACCAATTCCCTGTCTTATAAAGGGCTTGAGCTTTCTGCTCTCTTTACTTTTACTGAGGGAAACTACATTATGTTTGATGACCTTAGGTTCTTGTATAATCCAAACAACCTGAACTCGTTTAACCTTGATCCTCAATTGTTGAATTATTGGACAGAGGACAATAGGAATAGCTTTGCTCCTAGATTAGACGGTGATACGCAGTCTAATTTTGGTCAAAGGTCAACCATTCACTTAAGAAAGGGGGATCATATTCGACTTAGAAATCTGTCACTTACCTATAATATTCCAGCTAATATTCTGGAAAGAACAAAGGTGTTAAGAAGCGCTCGAATTTATGGGATGATGCAAAACATGCTTACTTTCTCAAGTCTTGAGGATGGCTTAGAGCCTGAAATTAGCGGTAACGGTAGTGACAACCAAATCCAAGGAGAATCCTTCTTTACTCCTGCTCAGGCTAAATCATTTACTTTGGGTGTTTCATTAGGATTCTAAAAAAGCTTAACAATGAAAAATTTAAAAACATTATTATTTATAGGATTGTTGGGAAGCCTTTTCTCTTGTGAAGATTTAGAGATTGATCCCCAGCAGTCGCTTTCGACAGAACTCGCTTTTGCTGACAAACAAGCAGTAGAAGGGTCACTTCTTGGCGTGTATTCTTTGACCCAGGAATGGGAGGTATTTGGCTCTTTGCCACAAGTAATTGCAGACTTTCAATCTGATAACGTGAAATTCATAGGCTCTTTTCCTACGCTTCAGGAAATCAGTATCTATACTACCCAAGCGGACAATGTTTCGATCAGGGATTTATGGAAAGCGCATTACCGTGCAATTTTAGCAGCAAATGCAGTTGTTGCCTTTACCCCTGATTCACCAGATGAATCCTTGACAACAGAAGAAAGAAATCAGTATGTTGCTGAAGCAAAATTCATGCGTTCCTTATTGATGTTTCAATTGGTTAATCTTTTTGCTCAGCCGATAAATGTAGGTGGGGAAGATGCCTTGGGTGTTCCGATTGTTACGGATGCGTTTTCGGGAGAAATTGTTGCTTATCCTAGAAATACGGTAGGAGAGGTCCATGATTTCATTATCAATGAACTCGAAGGTATCGTTGCAGATTTGCCTGAATCTTACGAAAGCTCTGCCTTCACTAGAGGAAGGGCCACTAAAGGTGCTGCAAATGCTTTGCTTTCAAGAATTCACCTTTATAGAGGAGAGTGGCAGTTGGCTGCGGAAAAAGCCAAAGCAGTTTTAGACGCTGATGCAGTTTATGGGCTTGCTTCCAATTATAGTTTTTGGGGAGAAAACAACAGTGAATATGTGTTTTCAATTCAAAACTCTGAGATTGATAACGGAAGAACTGGCTCAGGGGGTTGGGGCTCCTATTATAACTCTGCTGAAGATGGTGGAAGGGGAGATACGCCGTTTTCTGATTATCTAATAGCGGCTTATTCTGATAATGACAAGCGGATTACCAATCTTTCAAAAGAGAACGTAAATGCGGAGGGAGTTTCTTTATTGTATACTACAAAGTTCCCTGATGTAGTTACTCATTCTGATAACTCTCCGATTATAAGGACTACGGAAGTAGTGCTAAACAGAGCCGAGGCATTGGCCCAACTTGATGGTATCAACAATGAATCTTTAGACTTGATCAACGAATTGAGAGAGAGAGCTGGACTTGATGCGTTAAATGCTAGTGACTTCGCAGACAAAGAAGCTTTTATTGCTCAAATTCTTGAGGAAAGAAGAAAAGAATTGGCTTTTGAAGGGCATAGGAGAATGGATCTGCTTAGGAACAATCTACCACTTAGACCTGAGAGTGATACCTACTTTGACGATTCTAAGCCTGGACAAAATAGAACCATACTTCCAATTCCTCAAAGAGAATTAGACATTAACACAGGTTTGATTCAAAATCCTGGTTACGAATAAGTTTATTAATTGAATCTAGGCTATCCAATAGAGGTTGAAATACTTGTTCTCGGTCGGGTATTTATTGTTCCAATAATTAGATAGTTTATTGCCTATTAGGATTGAAATGGCCACTCTCATTAATTGGGGGTGGCTTTTTTCTTTATTTTGAATGAATTAATTCGTTTGCGGCCTTTCAGTAATCTTAGTCCAGTTTAAGCGTGCCACTAAGTTTGTCCTTTCTAGTGATAAGGCTTTTGGGTTGCCGATTTTTGTAAAAATTCACAATGTTTTGCTGGGTGGGAAAGTCATCTATGAGAATAGAGTTATGAATATTGATCTCTAAAGGATCTGGTATTTTTTCTGATTCCATATAAAACCAAGCAGCATCTTCTTCTATTTCATAGCCCAGATAGGTGAGTTTAACTTTCTTTCCATTGACCTCCAGCTTGTTGTTGCTTAGAATATATTCCTTAATCAAGCTTTCTAATTTTTTTGAATCCGCTGGTTTAAGGAAATTCACCTGGTCTCCGGATGCAATAGTCAATGCTTCTTCCATGTCATTCCAAAATATCTTTTGAGCGATTTCTATTTTCTGTCGCTCTTCGTTGTAGTACATGTCTGTCAGGCTAATATAGAAAGGATGTGTTTCCAACCCACCAGACATTAGGAATAAGATTAATTGAATTACGAGCATTAAAGGAGTAGTTTTTGTAATATCTGCGAATTATGCGTTAATATTACAACAAAATTTTAAAACCTAAAGTAAATTAATCAGCTTATTCTATGAACCAATTTCAGTTGTATTTTAATCTTGGTATCCAGCAT
Protein-coding sequences here:
- a CDS encoding acyltransferase, coding for MGSFPGKFISGISGLDFSDRFGQGWDRLSTLSVLARMGLWWLRGIFLRLQLKSSKGMLLIGKGVTIRQAAYFQVGSNFVAQDHCEINCLSQKGIVFGDKVTVGSYAIIRPTNLYGGELGVGLKVGNNSSIGPYAYIGCSGFIEIGDNVMMSPRVSIYAENHIFDDRERPMIDQGVKRSFVKIEDDCWIASNAVILSGVTIGRGSVVAAGSIVTKDVPPYSVVGGNPAKLIKSR
- a CDS encoding glycosyltransferase family 4 protein: MKSKSQEKKVMMLHGSSDLYGASKIFLLTAEILNKNGMSVIVILSEEGPLADGLIALGIRVEFVRLGIIRRKYFNVSGLFNRFKVTFDAYKRLATLAEKENITHVYSNTAAVWVGALLSKVKGYHHIWHLHEIIVQPKLFALWMGKMVQYNADKVIVVSEAVKTHWGKYVSANKLHLVYNGIDYNPYICKSIGLREELNIPKEAIVIGMIGRVNSWKGQEYFLEISEELNKKFLNLYFLLVGDAFPGEEHLFEGLEQRILEKKFRDRIYNLGFRKDISHVLATMDIFILPSLLPDPFPTVILEAMAATKPVVATAQGGALEMIEHGKTGYHIPLNEAPEAAAIIGELIKDKSQINKLGKEAKKSVLENFSLPKYGQKILNIFFLSSK
- a CDS encoding glycosyltransferase yields the protein MSKNNKPLHVAIVGTRGYPYVYGGYETFVKEMGERLVQRGIEVTVYCHAPLFEKQPKKVNGINLVYIPCVETKSLSQLTNSLLSMIHVCFSKVDVVFVVNSANGPFGILTKLFGKPSTINVDGLEWLRPKWKGLGARYYLFASRLATKLYDQLITDSDEMEKIYLEKFNAPSKMIAYGANPKLSSDSTLIEEWNLQKESYFLIVGRLIPDNNADLIVEGFVKSKSKRKLVIVGDVPYHDKFAQRMKQVDDKRLIFTGYVRDQEQLASLYHNCYAYFHGHEYGGTNPAMLKALGFGCAILALNTRFNQEMLQKGKYGWYFEKNVESVVDITDRAEKSPEKMEKLREHSREGLTDKYNWDVVTDEYEALFKTLCKRKIKENLVEINY
- a CDS encoding exopolysaccharide biosynthesis polyprenyl glycosylphosphotransferase, with protein sequence MAKRFYKYFPSLFISVELLVMFIVLGLLIILSAQSDSYSQNSLLDVGLFGLVWLGIVLVRKDYKLSRTSVYWDTLKQFLVSYVWAILIFFILREHLSSFYTFTLNFYLFPAALSMLMFFRIGVHMALRRYRMSGRNYRKAVILGKDEWGSQLARTLEKNKAFGIKFLGFFDDEVKGENVLGNFDRFFSLYGIGSLDLVYLSQKMPSKLIQQIVDFADENHFKVKIIPGPALQWNKKMSFSNYGSFVVVNLNEIPLDRLGNQFFKRFFDVLFSIVVILFVFSWLMPIIALLIKLESKGPVFFYQKRTGVNNKVFTCIKFRTMKENPWSDTLQASKNDPRVTKVGKLLRRFSLDELPQFINVLKNEMSVVGPRPHTVPMNEVFEKRLEKYNNRHCIKPGITGLAQVLGYRGEISSHWQIRSRVKLDYFYVRNWSFFLDIKIVIKTMNQMLSSGEGVY
- a CDS encoding universal stress protein; translated protein: MKQFKKVMVGLDLSHLDEILISNIKIFVPILDIEKVYFIHFSKSLILPNEVTSAYPDLLAPLDETIESQIQYEIEKTKPELDFDFEIIVKEGNPQESMLRWCNIKETDLLIMGRKKGKTPSDSLVKNLSQKYPRPVLLLPETPPTGQINNILLPIDFSKHSKVSILLALEISKKTNATLQCCHMYTVPSGYSKTGKTFEEFATIMLENAKKDFKAFLEENDLPDLLCTFILHDKKDEADNIMDFAHSIKTDLLIVGSRGRSRSAAVLLGSVAEKLVNSNHDIPMLVMKEKGENMGFLEALFRI
- a CDS encoding 2'-5' RNA ligase family protein, whose amino-acid sequence is MPKVMGKYFLAIVPDEPIKGAITSLKEGLQASFGIKYALKSPPHITLKMPFVHNENKEKELLQTLGRFFLKEKSFSLSLGGIGAFGNRVVFMKVKYPPELKHCQERLRDFTKTVLKKNIELSDANYHPHMTLAFRDFKKDQFEPVIEYLKMNNIRYQFMVSQVALLKKVDGYWVVLEYIKLSS
- a CDS encoding SusC/RagA family TonB-linked outer membrane protein; protein product: MKRVLLSLTFSMLAVISLMAQSRVVSGTITSEDEPNGIPGVNVSVKGTMVGTISDIDGTYTLTIPEGSNVLSFSFVGFMTQERVIDNQSQIDVFLEPDVKTLGEVVVVGYGTQSAKMSVQSISSLDNSQIERMPIFTAQEALQGQAAGVQLTGTSGVGGAQQNIRIRGVASLTAGGSPLFVVDGVPLNDGSSGDYGNESGAVALNPLMELNPNEIQSISVLKDASAVAIYGSRGANGVILIETKKGKSGASRINVDFYRGVQNPTTLRPYMSLQQYNQYRADRSANPVSSFPQTGFDWPEAVIEQGKISNLNVSASGGSDNTTYFISGTYFMQDTYALGNELDRFNGRLNMTHKFSDKARFGANVGLAKTYNDRINSDNSTFAPLTSAFLHLPYNKPFDENGNYTRLGFVPNLLALADLAQTDYITRRTTANTYFEFDILPDLTFKTDWGIDQIQTEETMRYPDIIEPTGQGYKRIIQDYKWLSTNTLNYQKYFGNDHYLGALLGYSYEQSDFASMTVEGSGFVSDKLPNVASAATPTITSATGTGWKLASYFARVNYRYKDKLLFEGSARRDGSSRFGMDNRYGNFWALSGGWVLSEEKFLQNNSFLDFLKVNASYGTAGNDRVDNFASLGLYQAGSLGDYGGSPGIYPSQPANPTLGWEESAQFDFTLYATMFNSKLDVEASVWNKRTTGLLLDVPIPYTTGYTSYAQNAGTMRNRGIDLMINSLNVQSSGFEWRTILNVGFLENEVLDLPGASEDSEGRKFVQGSSSQRAIEGYSVNTFYLVRYSGINPETGEAEWLNADNEPTTTYSTNNREIIGSAIPRISGGLTNSLSYKGLELSALFTFTEGNYIMFDDLRFLYNPNNLNSFNLDPQLLNYWTEDNRNSFAPRLDGDTQSNFGQRSTIHLRKGDHIRLRNLSLTYNIPANILERTKVLRSARIYGMMQNMLTFSSLEDGLEPEISGNGSDNQIQGESFFTPAQAKSFTLGVSLGF